In Roseiconus lacunae, one genomic interval encodes:
- a CDS encoding AAA family ATPase: MSEAPPIEPTQPGGGATNERTAQSANVAAVADLAKRIIGNVEHAIVGKRKQLVLSLVAWLSGGHLLLEDVPGVAKTMLARALARSVGCEFKRVQCTPDLLPSDVTGTSIFNQKTAEFEFRPGPVFTQILLADEINRATPRTQASLLEAMAESRVTVDGTTHDLEKPFLVIATQNPVDHEGTFPLPEAQLDRFLMRFSLGYPSLEEEMRMLELLQHTHPVDQLQPVATAAELTAAQREIRKVHVDPRVRQYFLQIITQTRHHSDLALGGSPRASIALFRCGQAMAAIRGKNFVSPDDIKRILGPVMNHRLIMQPESRLRKLTTDSVLQEIVSEIAVPTIQA, encoded by the coding sequence ATGAGCGAAGCACCACCAATCGAACCCACCCAGCCCGGTGGCGGCGCCACGAATGAACGGACAGCACAATCGGCGAACGTTGCCGCCGTCGCCGATTTAGCCAAACGAATCATTGGCAACGTGGAACACGCGATTGTCGGGAAACGCAAACAGTTGGTGCTTTCGTTGGTCGCATGGCTGAGCGGAGGCCACCTGTTGCTCGAAGACGTTCCCGGTGTTGCCAAGACCATGCTTGCGAGGGCCCTTGCGCGAAGCGTTGGCTGTGAATTCAAGCGCGTTCAGTGCACACCAGACTTGCTACCCAGCGATGTCACGGGAACTTCGATTTTTAATCAGAAGACGGCGGAGTTTGAATTTCGTCCCGGTCCGGTGTTCACCCAAATTCTGCTGGCCGATGAAATCAATCGCGCCACGCCGCGAACTCAGGCCTCACTGCTTGAGGCAATGGCTGAGTCTCGCGTCACCGTCGACGGCACGACACACGACCTTGAAAAACCATTTCTGGTGATCGCAACCCAAAACCCGGTGGACCACGAGGGTACCTTTCCGTTGCCCGAAGCCCAACTCGATCGTTTCCTGATGCGGTTCAGCCTCGGGTATCCGTCGTTGGAGGAAGAAATGCGGATGCTTGAGTTGCTACAGCACACCCACCCGGTCGACCAACTGCAGCCTGTCGCGACGGCTGCAGAACTGACTGCTGCTCAACGTGAGATCCGCAAGGTTCACGTCGACCCTCGAGTCCGGCAGTACTTTCTGCAGATCATCACGCAGACACGTCATCATTCCGATCTCGCACTCGGTGGCAGCCCACGTGCGTCGATCGCGTTGTTTCGATGTGGGCAAGCGATGGCGGCTATCCGTGGCAAAAACTTTGTTTCCCCCGACGACATCAAACGGATTCTTGGTCCAGTGATGAACCACCGTCTAATCATGCAGCCAGAGAGTCGACTACGCAAATTGACGACCGATTCGGTACTTCAAGAAATCGTCAGTGAAATCGCCGTGCCGACAATTCAAGCTTAA
- a CDS encoding PD-(D/E)XK nuclease family protein, whose translation MELFQDLLFQKFFLGWESPLPVTAVDWLVERFGKGDVLDLRSCLCVLPTTQSARQIERRLAHRAGELSLQYSPPITLTAGELPERMYRPEKTIAIEFEQTLAWARTLKKQPDDRLRPLMPTLPEADSLAPWLEIAGTLRRLSSDLASHDVTFEQVLGKVQTAAETRRWELLKSLYEGYLSELSQAGLSDPFEQRRRAIEKKQVRSEKSICLIGTSDLNESIAAMVNEVAGEVFVLVAAPQSREGSFDHLGRLRTDAFLNDELPLNDEQLISCGDISDQAVIAAAIVSDFSQRLDSSQITVGLTDESQLAPVEMELEDRGLPGHRYAGWTVAQTAPGKLIALLARLVTRPTWDSLAAFVRHSDAHRWIQSQLSKGHLSKPDVDFLGDFDRLLADHFPINLADPLPALALKHHRIAVEVRELVCQWIASFLPADFLTTTEAEPPKGLARKNLKKRSGDKQPISKWSRLLLQWLATSYHTIELETLVEGEETSEAEEAANQKNAVRSSEATSATLTEQAAAKVGELLARFAELNGRLDVEETASMALETLNSRLAELRVGIERPANADHNRGDQRKDISLHGWLDLSLDDAPAMVVVGFNHPFVPGAVTSDPFLPGALRSELRMADNDRRYARDVYAMHLMLQSRSDIRFIVGSNAADRSPTPPSRLLSAASADSIARRVRTLLHDRLPTPESDFGSAKPLDATQLPMPSIETDGCPIESMSVTAFKSYLECPFRFYLRHVLGLKPLDDSAGELAANQFGDLVHGALENFGESDDKTLTSSKRIYDALLHHLDDYAVKRYGSNVRSAVQMQIRQAQQRLRFVAEAQAERIDQGWQIHATEASVDPSMGAAIEVDGRKMGLKGRFDRIDYHPDKDCWAILDYKTHGSPPEKKHLRNARDGDDAEWIDLQLPLYREMIPYLGIEVPRDEVQLGYFNVSDKKEETRINLANFTTGQLDVASELIRECIRRIFACDFAPSEDLVQYDDYEMILQTGVPTRMLTQMDLAEDEVNA comes from the coding sequence ATGGAATTGTTCCAAGACCTTCTATTTCAAAAGTTTTTTTTGGGCTGGGAAAGCCCGCTGCCGGTCACCGCTGTTGATTGGCTGGTGGAACGTTTCGGCAAAGGCGATGTACTCGATTTACGTTCGTGTCTTTGTGTACTACCTACGACGCAATCGGCCAGACAAATTGAGCGTCGGCTGGCACATCGCGCCGGCGAACTCTCACTGCAGTATTCCCCACCGATCACTCTCACCGCGGGTGAACTCCCCGAGCGAATGTATCGGCCTGAAAAAACGATCGCGATCGAGTTCGAGCAGACCTTAGCTTGGGCCCGGACGTTAAAAAAGCAGCCCGACGATCGATTGCGGCCGTTGATGCCGACGCTCCCAGAAGCCGATTCGTTGGCGCCTTGGTTGGAAATCGCCGGTACGTTGCGACGACTGTCCAGCGATCTCGCCTCCCACGACGTGACATTTGAGCAGGTGCTTGGCAAAGTCCAAACCGCTGCCGAAACGCGGCGTTGGGAACTACTAAAATCACTTTATGAGGGCTATTTATCAGAGCTTTCTCAGGCCGGTTTGTCTGATCCGTTCGAACAGCGGCGGCGCGCGATTGAGAAGAAACAGGTTCGTTCGGAAAAGTCGATTTGTTTGATCGGCACCAGTGACTTGAATGAATCGATCGCGGCGATGGTCAATGAAGTTGCCGGGGAGGTATTTGTTTTGGTCGCTGCTCCGCAATCACGCGAAGGAAGCTTCGATCATCTCGGACGTCTTCGCACCGACGCATTCCTGAATGACGAGTTACCTCTGAATGATGAGCAATTAATTTCTTGTGGCGATATCTCTGATCAGGCGGTCATCGCCGCCGCGATCGTTTCCGATTTTAGCCAGCGGTTGGACAGTTCTCAGATCACGGTCGGACTCACCGACGAATCTCAGCTGGCACCGGTCGAAATGGAATTAGAAGATCGTGGACTTCCGGGGCATCGTTACGCGGGCTGGACAGTCGCGCAAACGGCACCAGGAAAGCTGATCGCGCTCCTCGCCCGACTTGTCACCCGACCGACCTGGGATTCGCTCGCCGCCTTCGTTCGGCATTCCGACGCACACCGTTGGATTCAAAGTCAGCTTTCCAAGGGTCATCTTTCCAAACCAGACGTTGATTTTCTTGGCGATTTCGACCGACTCCTTGCCGATCACTTCCCGATCAACCTTGCCGATCCACTTCCTGCCCTTGCGCTGAAACATCACCGGATCGCGGTCGAAGTTCGAGAGTTGGTTTGTCAGTGGATCGCGTCATTCCTGCCGGCAGACTTTTTGACTACTACAGAGGCGGAGCCGCCTAAGGGATTGGCTCGCAAAAATCTTAAAAAACGATCGGGGGACAAACAGCCGATATCGAAGTGGAGTCGACTGTTGCTTCAGTGGTTAGCGACATCGTATCACACGATCGAACTTGAAACGCTTGTCGAAGGGGAAGAGACGAGTGAAGCTGAAGAGGCAGCCAATCAAAAGAATGCGGTACGCTCGAGCGAAGCGACATCGGCAACATTGACCGAACAAGCCGCGGCGAAAGTCGGGGAACTTCTGGCGCGTTTTGCGGAATTGAATGGACGGCTGGACGTCGAAGAAACCGCGTCAATGGCACTCGAAACGCTGAACTCGCGTTTGGCGGAATTGCGTGTCGGAATCGAACGACCAGCCAATGCTGATCATAATCGCGGTGATCAGCGAAAGGACATCAGCTTGCACGGTTGGCTGGATTTGTCGCTGGACGATGCCCCGGCAATGGTCGTGGTTGGATTCAATCATCCTTTCGTCCCCGGTGCGGTCACCAGCGATCCGTTTTTGCCGGGAGCACTGCGAAGTGAATTACGGATGGCAGACAACGATCGTCGCTACGCTCGCGATGTCTATGCGATGCATTTGATGCTGCAATCGAGATCCGACATTCGGTTTATCGTCGGATCGAACGCGGCCGACCGCTCGCCGACGCCGCCCAGTCGATTGCTGTCGGCCGCGTCGGCGGATTCCATTGCCAGGCGGGTTCGCACGCTGCTTCACGATCGTTTGCCGACCCCCGAAAGTGATTTCGGATCTGCTAAACCGCTTGATGCCACGCAACTGCCGATGCCATCGATCGAGACCGATGGATGCCCAATTGAATCGATGAGTGTGACGGCATTCAAATCCTATTTGGAATGCCCATTTCGATTCTATTTGCGTCATGTCCTCGGTCTGAAACCGCTGGATGACTCAGCCGGCGAGTTGGCGGCCAATCAGTTCGGTGACCTAGTCCATGGGGCGCTAGAAAATTTTGGTGAATCAGACGACAAAACGCTGACTTCGTCAAAAAGAATCTACGACGCATTGCTTCATCATCTCGATGACTATGCGGTCAAACGCTACGGTTCGAATGTTCGTAGTGCCGTTCAGATGCAAATTCGGCAAGCTCAACAGCGGTTGCGGTTTGTCGCCGAGGCGCAAGCTGAGCGGATAGACCAAGGCTGGCAAATTCATGCGACCGAAGCTTCGGTTGACCCGTCGATGGGGGCGGCTATCGAGGTCGACGGACGCAAGATGGGACTGAAAGGGCGGTTCGATCGGATTGACTATCATCCTGACAAGGATTGCTGGGCAATCCTGGATTACAAAACCCACGGGTCACCACCGGAAAAGAAGCACTTGCGAAATGCACGTGACGGTGACGATGCCGAATGGATCGATTTGCAGTTGCCGCTTTACCGCGAAATGATCCCCTACTTAGGCATCGAAGTCCCACGCGACGAAGTTCAATTGGGTTACTTCAATGTCAGCGATAAGAAAGAGGAAACACGAATTAATCTCGCCAACTTCACTACGGGCCAGTTGGACGTGGCAAGCGAGTTGATCCGAGAGTGTATTCGCAGGATTTTCGCCTGCGATTTTGCCCCCTCCGAAGACCTCGTCCAATACGACGACTATGAAATGATTCTGCAAACCGGGGTCCCGACTCGGATGCTGACGCAAATGGACTTAGCCGAAGACGAGGTCAACGCATGA
- the acnA gene encoding aconitate hydratase AcnA yields the protein MKSDPFDVRDQFATGNGTATMYRLSKLQDAGLGEIDRMPYSIRVLLESVLRNCDGFSVSEQDVKNLAGWNAAAPEKQELPFKPYRVVLQDFTGVPAVVDLAAMRSAMERIGGDPNKINPLIPVDLVIDHSVQVDFFGSDNALSRNVEIEFERNRERYEFLKWGQQAFANFGVVPPNVGIVHQVNLEYLARVVALVDTDDGPVAVPDTLVGTDSHTTMINGLGVLGWGVGGIEAEANMLGQPLYMLMPEVIGFELTGELPSGATATDMVLRVVEILRNEGVVGKFVEFFGDGMNAMSVADRATIANMAPEYGATMGFFPVDNLTLEYLRQTGRTKSSIELVERYCKEQGLFRTDGEPACKYTKTLSLDLSTVEPSLAGPKRPQDRIALTDMKASFNESLTAPVGKTGFGLKPSALERKGTVKNNGQSTEITHGAVVIAAITSCTNTSNPSVMVGAGLLAKKAAERGLKVASHVKTSLAPGSRVVTDYLNKAGLTDALDQLGFNTVGYGCTTCIGNSGPLPDPVAAAIKQGDLVASAVLSGNRNFEGRVNPLTKANYLASPPLVVAYALAGTTDIDLDSEPLGKGDDGNDVYLRDVWPTADEIRDTIKSSMDPKMFTKEYSAAVKGNELWNRIDAAEGALYPWSEDSTYIHHPPFLDHIKKDADFEISPIEGARCLVLLGDSVTTDHISPAGAIASDGPAGKYLQESGVPIVEFNSFGSRRGNDRVMVRGTFANIRIRNQLAQGTEGGYTRYLPTDEVTSIYEASMRYQSNGTPLVVLAGSEYGTGSSRDWAAKGTMLLGVHAVIAASYERIHRSNLVGMGVLPLEFADGQTWQKLGLTGEETFDILGLSDDLEPRSKITVKATSADGSMTEFDCIVRIDTPVELQYYRNGGILPTVLRKLADI from the coding sequence GTGAAATCTGATCCGTTTGACGTTCGCGACCAATTTGCAACCGGCAATGGCACCGCAACGATGTACCGCCTGAGTAAATTGCAAGACGCAGGCCTGGGCGAAATCGACCGAATGCCCTACTCAATTCGAGTTTTACTTGAATCAGTGCTACGCAACTGCGATGGTTTTTCGGTCAGCGAACAAGATGTCAAGAATCTAGCGGGCTGGAACGCGGCGGCTCCCGAAAAGCAAGAGTTGCCGTTTAAACCGTATCGCGTCGTGCTACAAGACTTCACAGGTGTTCCGGCGGTTGTCGACTTGGCGGCGATGCGATCGGCGATGGAGCGTATTGGGGGCGACCCAAATAAGATCAACCCGTTGATCCCGGTCGATTTGGTGATCGACCACAGTGTGCAAGTCGACTTCTTTGGAAGCGACAACGCACTGTCACGAAATGTCGAGATCGAGTTTGAGAGAAACCGTGAACGGTACGAGTTTTTGAAGTGGGGACAGCAAGCGTTTGCTAATTTCGGCGTTGTCCCACCAAACGTCGGCATTGTCCATCAAGTCAATCTCGAGTACCTCGCACGTGTCGTCGCATTGGTCGATACAGATGATGGTCCGGTTGCGGTCCCGGACACTTTGGTTGGCACCGATAGCCACACGACTATGATCAACGGGCTAGGTGTCTTGGGCTGGGGCGTCGGAGGCATCGAAGCGGAAGCCAACATGTTAGGGCAACCGCTTTATATGCTGATGCCCGAAGTGATTGGTTTCGAATTGACCGGTGAATTGCCTTCCGGTGCGACCGCGACCGACATGGTGTTGCGTGTCGTCGAGATTCTCCGAAACGAAGGCGTCGTCGGAAAGTTTGTCGAATTCTTCGGTGACGGGATGAATGCGATGAGTGTTGCCGACCGTGCAACGATCGCCAACATGGCCCCCGAATACGGCGCAACGATGGGGTTCTTTCCCGTCGACAATCTGACGCTGGAATATCTCCGCCAAACCGGTCGAACGAAATCGTCGATCGAACTCGTCGAGCGTTATTGCAAAGAGCAGGGACTGTTCCGAACCGATGGCGAACCAGCCTGTAAGTACACCAAAACCCTGTCGCTTGATCTTTCGACCGTCGAACCAAGCTTAGCTGGTCCGAAACGGCCACAAGATCGAATTGCTCTGACAGACATGAAAGCTTCGTTTAACGAATCGTTGACCGCACCGGTTGGTAAGACCGGCTTTGGTCTGAAACCGTCGGCTTTGGAACGCAAAGGCACCGTCAAAAACAACGGGCAGTCGACCGAGATAACCCATGGCGCGGTTGTCATCGCTGCGATCACCTCCTGCACGAATACCAGCAACCCCTCGGTTATGGTCGGTGCCGGATTGTTGGCGAAGAAAGCCGCCGAGCGCGGATTGAAGGTCGCGTCTCACGTCAAAACCAGTTTGGCGCCGGGATCCCGTGTCGTCACCGATTACCTCAACAAAGCTGGCTTAACCGACGCTCTTGATCAACTTGGCTTCAACACAGTCGGTTATGGCTGCACGACATGCATCGGTAACAGCGGACCGCTTCCCGATCCGGTTGCCGCTGCGATCAAGCAAGGTGACTTGGTGGCATCCGCCGTCTTAAGCGGCAACCGGAACTTCGAAGGTCGTGTGAACCCGTTGACGAAGGCGAACTATCTTGCCAGCCCACCCCTGGTTGTCGCTTATGCCCTCGCGGGAACGACCGACATTGATTTGGACAGCGAACCGCTAGGAAAAGGCGACGATGGGAACGACGTTTATCTGCGAGACGTGTGGCCCACCGCAGACGAAATCCGCGATACGATCAAAAGTTCGATGGACCCGAAGATGTTCACCAAAGAATACAGTGCGGCGGTGAAAGGGAACGAATTGTGGAATCGAATCGATGCGGCCGAGGGTGCGTTGTATCCGTGGAGTGAAGACAGCACGTACATCCATCACCCACCGTTCCTTGACCACATCAAAAAAGACGCCGATTTCGAGATCTCACCGATCGAAGGTGCACGTTGCTTGGTGTTGCTGGGGGACTCGGTAACAACGGATCACATCTCTCCGGCGGGTGCGATCGCGAGCGACGGGCCGGCAGGTAAGTACCTCCAAGAATCCGGAGTGCCGATCGTCGAATTCAACAGCTTTGGTTCGCGACGCGGAAACGATCGGGTGATGGTGCGTGGTACCTTCGCCAACATTCGAATCAGAAACCAGCTCGCCCAAGGCACCGAAGGTGGCTACACCCGTTATCTGCCGACCGATGAAGTCACCAGCATCTACGAAGCTTCGATGCGGTATCAATCCAACGGGACCCCCTTGGTCGTTCTGGCCGGGAGCGAATATGGTACCGGCAGCAGCCGCGACTGGGCGGCGAAAGGGACGATGCTGCTGGGCGTACACGCGGTGATTGCGGCAAGCTACGAGCGAATCCACCGCAGTAATTTGGTGGGAATGGGCGTTCTACCGTTGGAGTTCGCCGATGGCCAAACGTGGCAAAAGTTGGGCCTGACGGGGGAAGAAACCTTCGATATCCTGGGTCTTTCCGACGATTTGGAGCCCCGGAGCAAGATCACCGTGAAGGCAACTTCAGCCGACGGCTCAATGACCGAATTTGACTGTATCGTCCGAATCGACACGCCGGTCGAATTGCAATACTATCGGAATGGTGGCATCCTACCGACCGTTCTACGAAAACTTGCCGACATCTAA
- a CDS encoding AAA family ATPase, translating into MSQERDPANDDASMPESPRTLKSQASDLLPTHIEIDGVRLKLAKPFRDSGKWIGQGEILEQLLACWISIDEADLPLTPRLVGAPGVGKTQLAIAAAKAQGRPLFIYQCTADTRPEDLLVTPVLSQKGEIAYHASPLVTAMVCGGVCVLDEGNRMNEKSWASLAPLFDHRRYVESIVAGITIEAHSEFRAAVTMNQDESTFEIPDYIMSRLQPTLPVGFPNKQDEMAILQYHLPFAEAEMLAMTVEFLQRSHQLKLEFSPRDGINLLRYALKRISQDPGHPVSRDQAWQEALEKCLGNEALDLEKLSQRKSRTLGGDAVPLGLADLFFDRDDPMHPDRDEDDEDDDFNV; encoded by the coding sequence ATGTCACAAGAACGCGACCCTGCCAACGACGACGCTTCAATGCCCGAGTCGCCCCGGACACTCAAATCCCAAGCGTCGGATTTGCTGCCGACGCATATCGAGATCGACGGCGTACGGCTTAAACTTGCGAAACCGTTTCGCGATAGTGGAAAGTGGATCGGCCAAGGAGAAATCTTAGAACAGCTCCTGGCGTGTTGGATCTCGATCGACGAAGCCGACCTGCCGCTGACGCCGCGGCTGGTTGGGGCCCCCGGTGTAGGGAAAACGCAACTCGCGATCGCAGCGGCCAAAGCCCAAGGACGACCGCTTTTCATCTACCAATGCACTGCCGATACCCGACCTGAGGATCTGCTCGTCACTCCGGTCCTCAGTCAGAAAGGCGAAATCGCGTACCATGCCTCACCGCTTGTCACCGCAATGGTCTGTGGAGGCGTTTGCGTGCTGGACGAAGGCAACCGGATGAACGAAAAATCCTGGGCGTCGCTCGCTCCTTTGTTTGACCACCGCCGCTATGTCGAATCGATCGTCGCCGGAATCACTATCGAAGCCCACTCGGAATTTCGTGCCGCGGTCACAATGAACCAAGATGAATCGACGTTCGAGATCCCTGATTACATCATGAGCCGCTTGCAACCCACGTTGCCGGTCGGCTTCCCGAATAAGCAAGACGAGATGGCGATTTTGCAATACCATCTTCCGTTTGCCGAGGCGGAGATGCTTGCGATGACGGTCGAATTTCTGCAACGATCGCATCAGCTGAAACTTGAGTTTTCCCCACGCGACGGCATCAATCTACTCCGCTATGCACTTAAGCGGATTTCGCAAGATCCGGGGCATCCGGTGAGCCGCGATCAGGCGTGGCAAGAAGCTCTCGAAAAGTGCTTGGGCAATGAAGCACTCGACCTAGAAAAACTTTCGCAACGCAAAAGCCGAACGCTCGGTGGTGACGCCGTTCCACTGGGACTGGCTGACTTGTTCTTCGATCGCGACGACCCGATGCACCCCGATCGCGATGAAGACGATGAGGATGACGACTTCAATGTCTGA
- a CDS encoding lipase family protein: MIEKVAERIAVNSNVVHQAGEVPLLIRSSVKDTSIAELSFLRRSLLFAELAMIAYNDLTEAQAAAEIAGFDEVTFYDRDGAQAYRFRNRQDCVIACRGTEPNEWNDIKADANVGSVLAETVGRVHRGFKREVDDLWPMIETALMDNSRPLYFCGHSLGGAMATICAGRCFLSHISSNPAELFTYGSPRVGDKRYINYVTLDHYRFVNNNDIVTRVPPAFLGYRHNGAEVYFDHNGRIRKLGLVSKRRDKWRGFIRSLKRWKIDHFTDHSIHRYIEPLVEAVEKESESVESGGQAKPATAYADLDEH; the protein is encoded by the coding sequence GTGATTGAAAAGGTAGCTGAGAGAATCGCGGTCAATAGCAACGTGGTTCACCAAGCCGGTGAAGTGCCCCTTTTGATCCGCTCCTCGGTCAAAGACACGTCGATTGCAGAACTGAGTTTTCTGCGGCGGAGCCTGTTGTTCGCCGAGTTGGCGATGATCGCGTACAACGACTTGACGGAAGCACAAGCGGCAGCTGAAATCGCCGGTTTCGACGAAGTGACCTTCTATGATCGTGATGGGGCTCAGGCGTATCGGTTTCGCAATCGACAAGACTGTGTGATCGCATGTCGCGGGACCGAGCCAAACGAATGGAACGATATCAAAGCCGATGCGAACGTGGGCAGCGTTCTCGCCGAGACGGTCGGGCGAGTCCACCGTGGCTTCAAACGTGAAGTCGACGACCTATGGCCGATGATCGAAACCGCGTTGATGGATAACAGTCGTCCGCTGTACTTTTGCGGTCATTCCCTCGGAGGTGCGATGGCCACGATCTGTGCCGGACGATGTTTCCTATCGCATATTTCCAGCAACCCGGCCGAGTTATTCACCTATGGCAGTCCTCGCGTCGGAGACAAACGCTACATCAACTACGTCACGCTCGATCACTATCGGTTTGTTAACAATAACGACATTGTGACTCGCGTCCCGCCGGCCTTTTTGGGTTACCGTCACAATGGTGCAGAGGTCTACTTTGACCACAACGGAAGGATTCGGAAACTCGGTTTGGTTTCCAAACGTCGTGACAAATGGCGCGGTTTTATTCGATCTCTCAAACGCTGGAAGATCGATCACTTTACTGACCATTCCATCCATCGGTACATCGAACCACTCGTTGAAGCGGTCGAAAAAGAGTCCGAATCTGTCGAATCGGGGGGACAAGCAAAGCCTGCGACCGCCTACGCCGATCTCGATGAGCACTAG
- a CDS encoding ABC1 kinase family protein yields the protein MKITAIPQLYRNLRRWREILAVLQRYGLADWLSQHQRLPFSKWYKDHRGTPLAHYTREERVRMAFTDLGPTFIKLGQILAARPDLVGLSISEELKKLRVDVRPDSIETVRKTLASELGEDYQSNFRSIDASPLACASIGQVHRAVLVDGSRVVIKVQRAGLEKTVRQDIELLGGLADLAERVETLAAWRPSDVVRQLAPMILRELDFSRERQTLEHFCDWMKRHNAAVVIPRPFPSLCTRRVLVMDELIGRSLADLLQEQQRSDVYTGNGKATRENTASDQSKRAARSNDAPEPPSDFMTDADLIDHLRIRLDADRCEEFGQTIADVYLAMIFEEGLFHADPHTGNLFCLKDGRLGILDFGMTGRLDDSLRENIEDMLLAISGGDQNRLIRLIRRVGETPATLDESALAIDVADFIGTYGSQSMEQFDLTGALNALTEILHRHSIKLPNQSALLLKMLISLEGTLSELGVRFDSMKVVQSLAQKTMLRRLSPQRRLRQARRIYLEAENFLESAPDEVISMMQMFRRGEARLTLEHQKMGPSVNRLVLGVMASSVFVGSSLMMSQRVPPMLTINLYFVQLEPMSLFGLLGIIGSFAVMLWLLLAIAQSGHLTRDNED from the coding sequence ATGAAAATCACCGCGATTCCTCAACTGTACCGAAACTTGCGCCGCTGGCGCGAGATCCTTGCCGTGTTACAGCGGTATGGGCTCGCAGATTGGCTTAGCCAGCACCAGCGGCTGCCATTCAGCAAATGGTACAAAGACCATCGCGGTACCCCTCTGGCTCACTACACCCGTGAAGAACGGGTCCGAATGGCGTTCACCGATCTAGGTCCGACGTTTATCAAACTGGGGCAGATTTTGGCCGCACGGCCCGATTTGGTGGGGCTGTCGATTAGCGAAGAACTGAAAAAGCTACGCGTTGACGTCCGTCCTGACAGTATCGAGACGGTGCGAAAGACACTCGCATCTGAACTCGGCGAAGACTACCAATCCAATTTCCGGTCCATCGACGCGTCCCCCCTGGCATGTGCGTCAATTGGTCAAGTACATCGCGCAGTCTTGGTCGACGGCAGTCGCGTCGTGATCAAAGTCCAACGCGCAGGCCTCGAGAAAACAGTCCGGCAGGACATTGAATTACTCGGCGGACTCGCCGACCTCGCTGAACGCGTCGAGACACTTGCCGCCTGGCGACCGAGTGACGTTGTCCGGCAGTTGGCTCCAATGATTTTGCGCGAGCTGGATTTCAGCCGTGAACGACAAACCCTGGAACACTTTTGCGATTGGATGAAGCGGCACAATGCCGCGGTGGTTATACCGCGTCCCTTTCCGTCGCTCTGTACGCGACGGGTTTTGGTGATGGATGAGTTGATCGGACGTTCGCTCGCGGACCTCTTGCAGGAACAACAACGCAGCGACGTTTACACTGGCAACGGCAAAGCAACCCGCGAAAACACCGCATCAGATCAGTCGAAGCGGGCGGCGCGATCGAATGACGCTCCCGAGCCGCCTAGCGATTTTATGACCGACGCGGATCTGATCGACCATTTGAGAATCCGCCTTGATGCAGATCGGTGTGAAGAGTTTGGTCAGACGATCGCGGACGTTTACCTGGCGATGATCTTTGAAGAAGGCCTGTTTCATGCCGATCCCCATACCGGCAACCTGTTTTGTTTGAAAGATGGTCGCTTAGGGATTCTCGATTTTGGGATGACCGGGCGGCTGGATGATTCTCTTCGTGAGAATATCGAAGACATGTTGCTGGCCATTTCGGGCGGGGACCAAAATCGATTGATTCGGCTGATCCGCCGCGTCGGTGAGACTCCCGCGACACTGGACGAGTCAGCACTTGCGATCGACGTGGCTGACTTTATTGGGACCTATGGCAGTCAATCGATGGAGCAATTTGACTTGACCGGTGCCCTCAACGCACTGACGGAAATCTTGCACCGGCATTCAATTAAGCTACCCAATCAGTCTGCACTGCTGCTGAAAATGTTGATTTCGTTAGAGGGGACGCTTAGCGAATTGGGGGTTCGGTTTGATTCGATGAAGGTCGTCCAGTCGCTCGCTCAGAAGACGATGCTGCGACGACTCAGCCCGCAACGACGTCTGCGTCAGGCTCGACGAATCTACTTGGAAGCAGAGAATTTTTTAGAATCTGCGCCGGACGAAGTGATCTCGATGATGCAGATGTTTCGTCGCGGTGAAGCCCGGCTGACCCTGGAGCATCAAAAGATGGGGCCCTCGGTGAATCGGCTTGTGCTGGGCGTGATGGCCAGCAGTGTCTTCGTCGGATCTTCCCTGATGATGTCGCAACGGGTTCCGCCGATGTTGACCATCAACCTGTATTTCGTCCAGCTTGAACCGATGAGTTTGTTCGGTTTGCTCGGCATCATCGGCAGTTTCGCAGTGATGCTATGGTTGCTCTTGGCAATCGCCCAAAGCGGCCACCTAACCCGTGACAACGAAGACTGA
- a CDS encoding scaffolding protein — MSEIHARYNEVEKLIDDEKYEEAIVGLKEIVEQDDTFVLGHLALSKVYTKTGQHDLAIEHGQRACELEPDDPFSFTAMSVTYQRAWAGTQDQQYIVKAEDAKAKAQILRSQA, encoded by the coding sequence ATGAGTGAGATTCACGCCCGTTACAACGAAGTCGAAAAGCTGATTGACGACGAAAAGTACGAAGAAGCGATCGTAGGCTTGAAAGAAATCGTTGAACAGGACGACACCTTTGTCCTCGGGCACTTGGCCCTTTCAAAGGTTTACACGAAAACTGGCCAACACGATCTAGCGATTGAACACGGCCAACGGGCCTGTGAACTTGAACCGGACGATCCCTTTAGCTTCACCGCGATGAGCGTGACGTACCAACGAGCTTGGGCTGGGACCCAAGATCAACAGTACATCGTCAAAGCGGAAGATGCGAAAGCCAAAGCTCAGATATTGCGTTCGCAAGCCTAA